In the Moraxella osloensis genome, one interval contains:
- the ung gene encoding uracil-DNA glycosylase codes for MKTLTPEQQQILANVKMPDDWKHALAAELTSSNMDNIRQFLRDQYHAQKVIYPSGSQMFNAFNLTPLSQVKVVILGQDPYHGPGQAMGLSFSVPKAIPKPPSLQNILRELAADLGIAPSKHGDLTYWATQGVLLLNSMLSVEAGQAGSHQRIGWETFTDAVIETVNQHCEHCVFILWGSYAQKKGRFIDTSKHLIITGTHPSPLGANRGGFFGTRPFSKANDYLIAHGKSPIDWQLPQ; via the coding sequence ATGAAAACATTAACGCCTGAACAACAACAAATTTTAGCCAATGTCAAAATGCCGGACGATTGGAAGCACGCCTTGGCGGCAGAACTAACGAGCAGCAATATGGATAACATTCGCCAGTTTTTGCGAGATCAATATCATGCGCAAAAAGTGATTTATCCCTCGGGTAGTCAAATGTTCAATGCGTTTAATTTGACGCCTTTGTCGCAGGTTAAAGTAGTGATTTTGGGTCAAGACCCGTACCATGGCCCGGGACAAGCGATGGGGTTATCCTTTTCCGTGCCCAAAGCCATCCCCAAACCCCCAAGTCTACAAAATATTTTACGAGAGCTCGCCGCTGATTTGGGTATCGCCCCGTCAAAACATGGCGATTTGACCTATTGGGCAACCCAAGGGGTGCTGCTGCTTAACAGTATGTTATCCGTAGAAGCAGGGCAGGCAGGCAGTCATCAGCGTATTGGCTGGGAAACGTTCACTGATGCGGTGATTGAGACTGTCAATCAGCACTGTGAGCACTGTGTCTTTATCCTATGGGGGAGTTACGCACAGAAAAAAGGCCGTTTTATTGATACATCTAAGCATTTAATCATTACAGGCACGCATCCATCACCACTTGGCGCCAATCGGGGTGGTTTTTTTGGCACTCGCCCTTTTTCCAAAGCCAATGATTATCTGATAGCGCACGGCAAAAGCCCGATAGATTGGCAGTTGCCACAGTAG